A genomic window from Bacillota bacterium includes:
- the yidD gene encoding membrane protein insertion efficiency factor YidD, with protein sequence MKRLLINLIRLYQLVVSPWLIPRCRFQPTCSKYAEEAITRYGSFRGGLLAVRRLLRCHPFNPGGYDPVP encoded by the coding sequence ATGAAGCGGCTACTGATCAACCTCATAAGGCTCTACCAACTGGTGGTTTCCCCCTGGCTTATACCCCGGTGCCGGTTTCAACCAACCTGTTCAAAATACGCGGAGGAGGCAATTACACGTTACGGGAGCTTCCGCGGAGGCCTGCTGGCTGTCCGGCGGCTGTTGCGTTGCCACCCGTTCAATCCCGGAGGGTATGATCCGGTGCCTTGA
- the rnpA gene encoding ribonuclease P protein component: protein MKEGSGTARRTIRKRDFERIFKQGRSSSSGCIVVYKLRNHLPVYRLGFAVSRKVGKAVKRNRVRRLLREVCRLNPGWFIQGYDYVVLGRVSAGEEKYQTIQKVIRQALKIPTGED, encoded by the coding sequence ATAAAGGAAGGTTCAGGGACGGCAAGGCGCACCATAAGGAAAAGGGATTTTGAACGTATTTTTAAACAGGGGCGCTCTTCATCGTCCGGATGTATCGTTGTGTACAAGTTGAGGAATCACCTCCCGGTGTACAGGCTTGGTTTTGCGGTCAGCCGAAAAGTTGGGAAAGCTGTAAAGCGGAACAGAGTGCGTAGACTGTTGAGAGAGGTGTGTCGCCTTAATCCGGGGTGGTTCATTCAAGGATACGACTATGTAGTGCTCGGCAGGGTATCGGCGGGCGAAGAAAAATACCAAACGATCCAGAAAGTAATTAGACAAGCCCTGAAGATACCCACAGGTGAAGATTGA
- the jag gene encoding RNA-binding cell elongation regulator Jag/EloR — MKEVVKSGKTVDEAVRAALTELKTEIDCVTVEVVSEPAKGIFGFLGAKPAVVRVMMKESSGMKAAGLLKQVIDAMELEGDVTYQEDDGCVNIEINGEKLGVLIGRRGETLNALQYLVSLSINRGDEDKKRVQIDVGGYRKKREETLQELAHKLAEKAKRRGRNVVLEPMNPQERRVIHMALKEREDIYTFSEGEEPYRKIVISPRK, encoded by the coding sequence GTGAAGGAAGTGGTGAAAAGCGGTAAAACCGTTGACGAGGCGGTAAGAGCCGCGCTTACCGAACTAAAGACAGAGATAGATTGTGTGACGGTTGAGGTTGTCAGTGAGCCCGCCAAAGGGATCTTTGGCTTCTTAGGGGCGAAACCAGCCGTTGTCAGGGTAATGATGAAAGAATCATCGGGCATGAAAGCGGCGGGCCTTTTAAAACAAGTAATCGATGCGATGGAGCTGGAAGGCGACGTCACCTATCAGGAAGATGACGGGTGTGTCAACATTGAGATCAACGGTGAAAAGCTGGGTGTGCTTATAGGGAGAAGAGGAGAAACGTTGAACGCGCTGCAATACCTGGTGAGCCTGTCCATCAACCGCGGCGACGAGGACAAGAAGAGAGTGCAGATAGACGTAGGGGGATATAGAAAAAAACGGGAGGAAACCCTGCAGGAGCTGGCGCACAAGCTGGCCGAGAAGGCTAAACGCCGCGGGAGAAACGTTGTGCTGGAGCCGATGAACCCGCAGGAACGGCGTGTAATACATATGGCGCTCAAGGAGCGGGAGGATATCTATACGTTTAGCGAAGGGGAAGAGCCTTACAGAAAGATAGTTATCTCTCCGCGGAAGTGA
- the dnaN gene encoding DNA polymerase III subunit beta, protein MHLLLERNNILSAMSTALRIVPSRSPLLITTGILLKAKENRLEITSTDLEVTIRCFTPVLEIYREGSLVIPARQAFEIVRRLADGKIEIEGQDNNVSMVYSGGELKINGFPVDEFPIVATAFEERAGFRINEGMKTALRSVLYAAGKDELRPVFTGIQFELREGTLTMAATDAHRLAVFEMPTDLEESYLSIIPAKALREVERALGQGEESVNVVLQQNHAAFMIDAVEIGTRLIEGRFPDWRAAIPQGPPKTLIKGETAGLIAAIERAQVLATGEASTVVVHVQEGGFTVSSQSESGGLKERVPLQVEGEDVEIAFNAVYLLDALRVAPQDTFELELNGSLGPALLKTSENKGFLALVLPLRML, encoded by the coding sequence TTGCATTTACTCCTTGAAAGGAACAATATCTTAAGCGCCATGAGCACGGCGCTTCGAATCGTACCGTCCCGAAGCCCTCTTTTAATAACGACAGGCATTCTTTTAAAGGCGAAAGAAAACAGACTTGAAATAACGAGCACCGATCTTGAGGTTACCATCCGCTGTTTCACGCCGGTTCTCGAAATATACCGGGAAGGATCCCTGGTAATACCGGCGCGCCAAGCGTTCGAAATAGTCCGCCGTCTTGCAGACGGAAAGATAGAAATAGAGGGGCAGGATAATAATGTTTCCATGGTATACTCCGGCGGAGAACTGAAAATAAACGGCTTTCCGGTAGACGAGTTTCCGATTGTCGCTACCGCTTTTGAAGAACGAGCAGGATTTCGTATAAACGAAGGCATGAAAACCGCTCTTAGAAGCGTTCTTTATGCGGCGGGAAAAGACGAGCTTAGACCCGTTTTTACCGGCATACAGTTTGAGCTAAGAGAGGGGACACTTACCATGGCGGCGACAGACGCTCACCGTCTGGCGGTTTTTGAAATGCCTACCGATCTGGAAGAGTCCTACCTGAGTATCATCCCGGCCAAAGCGCTCAGAGAAGTGGAAAGAGCCCTCGGACAGGGCGAGGAATCGGTAAATGTGGTTCTACAGCAGAATCACGCCGCCTTTATGATTGATGCGGTGGAGATAGGTACACGTCTTATAGAAGGGCGGTTCCCCGACTGGCGGGCTGCAATTCCTCAGGGTCCTCCAAAAACACTTATAAAAGGTGAAACAGCCGGCCTGATAGCCGCCATTGAGCGGGCTCAGGTGCTGGCTACAGGCGAGGCTTCAACCGTGGTTGTTCACGTACAGGAAGGCGGTTTTACCGTTAGCTCGCAGTCAGAAAGCGGCGGACTCAAAGAAAGGGTCCCGCTTCAAGTGGAGGGCGAAGACGTTGAAATAGCCTTTAACGCTGTTTATCTTTTAGATGCCCTCCGTGTTGCTCCCCAGGATACCTTCGAATTAGAATTAAACGGAAGTTTAGGACCTGCTTTACTTAAAACCAGCGAGAACAAGGGCTTTCTCGCCCTTGTTCTTCCTTTACGCATGCTATAA
- a CDS encoding YidC/Oxa1 family membrane protein insertase: MSELFGGLVAGMTWVLMMLYNGTAAVGLPSYGLAIILLTVIVKGVLYPLNYKQMHSMAAMQRLQPKIKELQQKHKKDPQKMQQKMMELYKEHGVNPMAGCLPLLIQLPILFALYRALLDLFKTPEVAHLKFLGFIHLAEKSSFERPETLILPILAGLTTWWQMKVTPQSSGQEQMQQMMTLMMPVMFVWISSTLPAGLALYWVVFNVLGVGQQYIINKRLFAVGKEALEGEGSGEKR; this comes from the coding sequence TTGAGCGAGTTGTTTGGTGGGTTGGTAGCCGGGATGACCTGGGTTTTAATGATGTTGTACAACGGCACGGCAGCCGTTGGGTTGCCGAGTTATGGCCTGGCCATAATACTGCTGACGGTTATTGTAAAAGGTGTGCTCTATCCGCTTAATTACAAGCAGATGCATTCCATGGCTGCTATGCAACGGCTGCAACCGAAAATCAAGGAACTCCAGCAAAAGCATAAGAAAGATCCGCAAAAAATGCAGCAAAAGATGATGGAGCTTTATAAGGAGCACGGCGTAAATCCGATGGCCGGCTGCTTGCCGTTGCTAATTCAGTTGCCGATCCTTTTTGCTCTGTACAGGGCGCTCTTGGACCTGTTTAAAACGCCTGAGGTTGCGCATCTTAAGTTTTTGGGCTTCATACACTTGGCGGAAAAGAGTAGTTTCGAAAGACCGGAAACCTTAATCCTTCCCATCCTGGCGGGTTTGACAACCTGGTGGCAGATGAAAGTAACGCCGCAGAGCAGCGGGCAGGAACAGATGCAGCAGATGATGACTTTAATGATGCCTGTAATGTTCGTGTGGATAAGTTCGACGCTCCCGGCCGGGCTTGCGCTCTACTGGGTGGTTTTTAACGTTCTGGGGGTGGGACAGCAGTATATCATTAACAAGCGACTGTTTGCCGTTGGGAAGGAGGCCCTTGAGGGTGAAGGAAGTGGTGAAAAGCGGTAA
- the mnmE gene encoding tRNA uridine-5-carboxymethylaminomethyl(34) synthesis GTPase MnmE: MEEDTIVAISTPLGEGGIGIVRLSGPEAVPLAEKVFRPKKNRGWAKGPGYRLVYGIAVDPRDGTIIDEVLLSLMRSPYSYTTEDVVEFNCHGGIVAVRKVLEALMSAGARLAGPGEFSMRAFLGGRIDLCQAEAVLDVIRAVTEEGLRVAQSQLQGRLTEKVRELRREAVALLSAVEAGIDFPEDVPGPDAEELVSGLESLLLKGKTLLENAEAGAVYRDGITTVLAGKANVGKSSILNALTGKEKAIVTDVPGTTRDVIEEIINVEGIPLRVVDTAGIREAVEEVERMGVARAREALAGAQLVLVVLDAVTGVTKEDEAVFSASRDRQRIVVVNKTDVGQINVNRGEIKSLAGDSPAVFISALTGHGLDQLRRAVCEKVFQGAVLRPEEVVVSRIRHAEAIGGFVDGVEAAASGLKSGFPEDLISLDLRAGITALGEITGENVTEDVIEAIFRDFCVGK; the protein is encoded by the coding sequence GTGGAAGAAGACACTATCGTCGCCATTTCAACCCCTCTCGGAGAGGGAGGAATAGGAATAGTCAGGTTAAGTGGGCCGGAAGCGGTCCCACTGGCAGAAAAGGTTTTTAGGCCGAAGAAAAACCGGGGATGGGCGAAAGGACCCGGGTATCGCCTTGTTTACGGGATCGCTGTTGACCCCCGGGACGGGACGATAATCGATGAGGTCCTTCTTTCTTTAATGCGCTCGCCTTACAGTTATACCACCGAGGATGTGGTTGAGTTCAACTGTCACGGCGGTATCGTAGCCGTGCGGAAGGTTCTTGAGGCTTTGATGAGCGCCGGTGCAAGACTGGCCGGCCCCGGTGAGTTTTCAATGCGCGCATTTTTAGGCGGAAGGATTGATCTGTGCCAGGCCGAAGCGGTGCTGGACGTTATAAGGGCGGTAACGGAGGAAGGGCTCCGGGTGGCTCAGTCACAGCTTCAAGGAAGGCTGACCGAAAAGGTGCGGGAATTAAGGCGGGAAGCGGTAGCGCTTTTAAGCGCGGTGGAAGCGGGCATTGATTTTCCCGAGGATGTCCCGGGCCCGGACGCCGAAGAACTGGTATCAGGGCTTGAAAGTTTACTATTAAAGGGAAAGACGCTTCTAGAAAACGCGGAAGCCGGGGCCGTTTACCGCGACGGCATCACAACGGTGCTCGCGGGGAAAGCGAATGTAGGGAAATCGTCAATTTTAAACGCGCTGACCGGCAAGGAGAAGGCGATTGTCACGGACGTACCCGGGACCACAAGAGACGTGATCGAAGAAATCATTAATGTCGAAGGAATACCTCTGCGGGTGGTGGACACGGCCGGGATACGGGAGGCCGTCGAAGAGGTGGAGAGGATGGGTGTTGCCCGCGCGAGGGAGGCTCTCGCCGGCGCGCAACTGGTTCTTGTGGTGCTCGATGCCGTAACCGGCGTCACCAAAGAGGACGAAGCGGTGTTTTCCGCCAGCAGGGACCGGCAGCGGATAGTGGTGGTGAACAAAACAGACGTCGGACAGATTAATGTCAACCGGGGAGAGATTAAATCACTGGCGGGGGACTCTCCGGCGGTATTCATCTCGGCGCTTACGGGTCACGGACTTGACCAACTACGGCGGGCAGTGTGCGAAAAGGTTTTTCAGGGAGCCGTTTTGAGGCCGGAAGAAGTGGTGGTAAGCCGGATAAGACACGCCGAAGCGATCGGCGGTTTTGTAGACGGGGTGGAGGCGGCCGCGTCGGGGTTAAAATCAGGGTTTCCGGAGGACCTGATCAGCCTCGACCTGCGGGCGGGGATTACCGCCCTGGGCGAAATCACCGGCGAAAACGTTACGGAAGACGTTATAGAAGCAATCTTCAGAGATTTTTGCGTGGGTAAGTAA
- the mnmG gene encoding tRNA uridine-5-carboxymethylaminomethyl(34) synthesis enzyme MnmG, with protein MYPAGRYDVIVVGAGHAGCEAALAAARMGMSTLLLTLNMDYVALMPCNPAIGGPAKGHLVREVDALGGEMALNTDRAAIQVRLLNTGKGPAVRALRAQTDKQKYQLEMRRVLELEPNLHLRQARVERIITEGDGIRGVEIETGAFFSARALVVTTGTYLRSRIVVGDVAYDGAPNGQLPAVGLALSLRDLGLAVGRFKTGTPARIDRRTIDFGKMAPQHGDADPPSLSFLRECRIEDQEPCWLTYTTEETHRIIRENLDRSPLFLGVIEGRGPRYCPSIEDKVVRFNRDRHQVFVEPEGRGSIEMYIQGMSTSLPEDVQAAMLRTVPGLETAVITRAGYAIEYDYVLPTQLTPALAVKGIAGLFLAGQINGTSGYEEAAAQGVMAGINAVLYLKNEEPFFIGRDEGYTGVLIDDLVTKGAEEPYRLLTARAEYRLLLRQDNADLRLTEKGRRVGLVGDKRYASFLQRQEAIEKEIARLKTMILPVEAVARIFERKGIEAPNRPRTPMELLRRPEISYADVAREGDPPENVPADVSCEVENRIKYEGYIKQQTAEVERFRKMESKRLPPGIDYGDVRGLSNEGREKLKRVQPASVGQAARISGISSGDIAVLVVYLKHLKRDKIPH; from the coding sequence GTGTATCCAGCGGGAAGGTATGACGTTATAGTGGTGGGAGCGGGACATGCAGGGTGTGAGGCAGCCCTCGCGGCCGCCCGGATGGGGATGAGCACGCTCCTGTTGACGCTGAACATGGATTATGTGGCGCTTATGCCGTGCAATCCCGCCATCGGCGGGCCTGCAAAGGGGCATCTGGTGAGAGAGGTGGACGCCCTCGGGGGAGAGATGGCTCTGAATACCGACCGGGCGGCGATTCAGGTGCGTCTCCTGAACACCGGCAAAGGGCCGGCGGTGCGAGCTTTGCGGGCGCAAACCGACAAACAGAAGTACCAGTTGGAGATGCGGCGGGTTCTGGAGCTGGAACCCAACCTTCATCTTCGGCAGGCGCGTGTGGAGCGCATAATAACAGAAGGCGACGGCATCCGGGGGGTGGAAATCGAAACGGGAGCGTTCTTTTCGGCGCGTGCCCTGGTGGTTACCACGGGGACGTACCTCCGCTCCCGGATCGTGGTGGGGGACGTGGCGTATGACGGAGCGCCAAACGGACAGCTTCCGGCGGTCGGATTAGCCCTGAGCCTGAGGGATTTAGGGCTGGCCGTAGGGCGTTTTAAAACCGGGACCCCGGCGCGGATTGACCGGCGGACGATTGATTTTGGGAAAATGGCGCCCCAGCACGGTGATGCCGATCCCCCCTCGCTTTCCTTCCTCAGGGAGTGCCGGATTGAGGACCAGGAACCGTGCTGGCTTACGTACACGACAGAGGAAACACACAGGATTATACGGGAGAACCTTGACCGGTCACCGCTGTTTTTAGGGGTGATTGAGGGCAGGGGCCCGCGATACTGTCCATCGATAGAGGACAAGGTCGTGCGGTTTAACCGGGATCGCCATCAGGTTTTTGTGGAGCCGGAAGGCAGGGGGTCCATAGAGATGTACATCCAGGGGATGAGTACCAGCCTTCCGGAAGACGTCCAGGCGGCGATGCTGCGCACGGTTCCGGGACTGGAAACCGCGGTGATTACACGGGCGGGCTACGCGATTGAATACGACTACGTTCTACCCACGCAGCTGACACCGGCCCTGGCGGTAAAGGGAATTGCGGGACTTTTCCTCGCCGGGCAGATCAACGGGACATCCGGGTATGAAGAGGCGGCGGCGCAAGGGGTAATGGCGGGCATCAACGCGGTCCTGTACCTGAAGAACGAAGAGCCGTTCTTCATCGGCAGGGACGAAGGCTATACGGGAGTATTAATCGACGACCTGGTCACCAAAGGCGCGGAAGAGCCGTACCGTCTGCTGACGGCGAGGGCGGAATACCGGCTTCTCTTAAGGCAGGACAACGCCGACCTGCGGCTGACGGAAAAGGGTCGGCGCGTAGGGCTTGTAGGCGACAAACGTTACGCGTCCTTCCTGCAGCGGCAAGAGGCGATCGAGAAGGAAATCGCCAGGTTGAAGACGATGATCCTGCCGGTGGAAGCGGTGGCACGGATTTTCGAAAGAAAAGGAATTGAAGCGCCGAACAGACCGCGTACGCCGATGGAATTGTTGCGGCGCCCCGAGATAAGTTACGCAGATGTTGCTCGGGAAGGAGACCCGCCGGAGAATGTGCCGGCAGACGTATCGTGCGAAGTAGAGAACCGGATAAAATACGAAGGGTATATAAAACAGCAGACGGCCGAAGTGGAGCGTTTCCGCAAGATGGAGAGCAAACGGCTGCCTCCCGGAATCGATTACGGCGATGTCAGGGGACTTTCCAACGAGGGAAGAGAGAAGCTGAAGCGAGTGCAGCCGGCGTCGGTGGGTCAGGCGGCAAGAATCAGCGGTATTTCCAGCGGGGATATCGCGGTCCTGGTTGTTTATCTGAAACATCTTAAAAGGGACAAGATTCCCCATTAA
- the rpmH gene encoding 50S ribosomal protein L34, with product MKRTYQPKVRRRKRVHGFMKRMRTHGGQNVIRRRRQRGRKKLSA from the coding sequence TTGAAGCGGACTTATCAACCGAAGGTGAGGCGGCGGAAACGGGTGCACGGCTTTATGAAAAGGATGCGCACACACGGAGGGCAGAACGTAATCCGTCGGAGAAGACAAAGAGGAAGAAAGAAACTTTCCGCATAA
- the remB gene encoding extracellular matrix regulator RemB: MLLHIGSEVAIPKKDIVAIFAYNTHIAVATKNYLRSVKDEERLVYLSEDGKERSIVITTDKVFVTSISCHTLKRRAENIFSMDENRE; this comes from the coding sequence ATGCTGCTGCACATTGGAAGCGAAGTTGCCATTCCAAAGAAAGATATCGTGGCTATTTTTGCCTACAACACTCATATCGCGGTCGCAACAAAGAACTATCTAAGATCCGTAAAGGATGAAGAAAGACTGGTTTATCTTTCGGAAGACGGGAAGGAACGTTCGATAGTAATAACCACCGATAAGGTTTTCGTAACCTCCATATCATGCCACACACTCAAGCGTAGGGCCGAGAACATCTTTAGCATGGACGAAAACAGGGAATAA
- the recF gene encoding DNA replication and repair protein RecF (All proteins in this family for which functions are known are DNA-binding proteins that assist the filamentation of RecA onto DNA for the initiation of recombination or recombinational repair.), protein MVLRKILLINFRNYAQAEFVPGHGINLLTGENAAGKTNIIEAVYFSLCGRSFRTNREEEIVYSGSDEAIVRSEVTKDGLDIETAVELGRNGKRLFINGKQEAQRGFPGNRCILLFRPEDMEMVSGNPVERRRFFDRFFSGVFPGYHNSLRKYLRFLEQRNSLLRNSTGADSEYEIWTESLVRSGSELCYNRLKAMAAVAPLASGFYREITGQKLALRYLSALGAGESKEYITGRFHEIISSLYEKEWRYRQTLTGPHRDDFTFVVKGKDLRTYGSRGEQRTVVLALKLAEAHMMKDKTGEQVIYLLDDVFSELDGARRAALLETVSHGQSFLTTVEPVGIDGARRYRVSAGVIEEAVD, encoded by the coding sequence GTGGTTCTAAGAAAGATCCTTTTAATTAATTTCAGAAATTACGCACAGGCGGAGTTCGTGCCCGGACACGGAATAAACTTACTGACGGGCGAAAACGCCGCAGGAAAAACCAACATAATTGAGGCCGTATATTTCAGTTTATGCGGACGTTCGTTTCGAACAAACAGGGAAGAAGAGATTGTCTATTCCGGCAGCGATGAAGCCATAGTACGCTCCGAGGTTACAAAGGACGGCCTGGATATCGAAACAGCCGTCGAGTTAGGCAGGAACGGCAAAAGACTTTTTATAAACGGCAAACAAGAAGCACAGCGAGGTTTTCCGGGAAATCGCTGCATCCTGCTTTTTCGTCCTGAAGATATGGAAATGGTTTCGGGAAATCCGGTCGAAAGACGGAGGTTTTTTGACCGGTTTTTTTCGGGTGTTTTTCCCGGATATCATAATTCCCTGCGCAAATATCTGCGTTTCCTTGAGCAGCGCAACAGCCTTTTAAGAAACTCAACAGGCGCAGATTCCGAGTACGAAATATGGACCGAATCCCTGGTCCGGAGCGGGAGCGAATTATGCTATAACAGACTGAAAGCGATGGCGGCTGTTGCTCCTCTTGCAAGTGGTTTTTACCGGGAAATAACCGGCCAAAAGTTGGCACTGAGGTATTTGAGCGCACTTGGCGCCGGCGAAAGCAAGGAGTACATAACAGGCCGCTTTCATGAAATAATTTCTTCACTATACGAAAAGGAATGGCGCTACCGGCAGACGCTGACCGGTCCGCACCGGGACGATTTCACTTTCGTGGTCAAGGGTAAAGACCTTCGCACGTATGGTTCGCGAGGCGAACAACGAACGGTGGTGCTCGCGTTAAAGCTTGCCGAAGCACATATGATGAAGGACAAAACCGGGGAGCAGGTTATATACCTGCTCGACGATGTTTTTTCCGAGCTTGACGGCGCGCGCCGGGCAGCGCTTCTAGAAACCGTATCTCATGGACAGTCTTTTTTAACAACGGTCGAGCCTGTCGGTATTGATGGAGCGCGGCGCTACCGGGTAAGTGCGGGCGTTATCGAAGAAGCGGTTGACTAA
- the dnaA gene encoding chromosomal replication initiator protein DnaA has product MLSAEISQVWGEILSDLENVVAKHSFENWLKPLRPVAYSDKTVYIAAPNNFSRDWLTQSYAPLLKQAFSRALGTELAVRFILADEVPFYTSPQPVNDFNSSPALNPKYTFDSFVIGNANRFAHAAALAVAEAPARAYNPLFIYGGVGLGKTHLMHAIGQHIISKGNLLRVSYVTTEKFTNELIDALKMNATIKFREKYRSMDVLLIDDIQFLAGKERTQEEFFHTFNTLYEASHQIVISSDRPPKEIPTLEERLRSRFEWGLISDIQPPDLETRVAILRQKAQSENIIVPDETLIHIADKIRTNIRELEGAFIRVVAFAALTNNPVTPETASTVLKDAFNISRPKDISVDMIQDAVASYYNLKHEDFKTKKRTRSVSYPRQIAMYLTRELTDLSLPKIGECFGGRDHTTVLHACEKITVELQGDLTLQGIITDITNKIKKLC; this is encoded by the coding sequence GTGCTAAGCGCTGAAATAAGCCAGGTTTGGGGTGAAATTTTATCTGATTTGGAAAACGTGGTGGCGAAACACTCCTTTGAAAACTGGCTGAAACCGTTGCGGCCAGTGGCTTACAGCGATAAAACGGTTTATATCGCCGCGCCGAACAATTTTTCGCGCGACTGGCTTACTCAAAGCTATGCACCTCTTCTTAAACAGGCTTTTTCACGCGCTCTCGGTACCGAACTTGCGGTCCGTTTTATACTTGCGGACGAGGTTCCTTTTTACACTTCTCCCCAGCCGGTAAATGATTTCAACTCATCCCCGGCTTTAAACCCGAAATATACTTTCGACAGTTTTGTAATCGGCAACGCCAACCGTTTTGCCCATGCCGCCGCCCTTGCGGTGGCTGAGGCGCCGGCCAGGGCGTATAACCCGCTTTTTATTTACGGTGGAGTCGGCCTCGGAAAGACACACCTGATGCACGCAATCGGGCAGCATATTATCTCCAAAGGTAACCTTCTCCGTGTTTCTTACGTTACCACCGAGAAGTTCACCAACGAGTTGATCGATGCGTTGAAAATGAATGCGACCATAAAATTCAGGGAAAAATATAGGAGTATGGACGTTCTTTTAATAGACGACATCCAGTTCCTCGCCGGCAAAGAGCGTACCCAGGAGGAGTTTTTCCACACTTTCAACACCCTTTACGAAGCGTCGCATCAGATTGTTATTTCCAGCGACCGTCCTCCAAAAGAAATACCGACATTAGAAGAACGGCTCCGTTCCCGTTTCGAGTGGGGATTAATCTCGGATATCCAACCACCGGATCTTGAAACGCGGGTGGCCATTTTAAGACAAAAAGCCCAGAGCGAAAACATCATCGTGCCCGACGAAACACTTATCCATATCGCCGATAAGATACGCACAAACATCCGCGAGCTGGAAGGCGCGTTCATTCGTGTCGTTGCCTTTGCGGCCTTAACCAACAACCCTGTAACACCTGAAACGGCTTCCACGGTGCTTAAAGACGCTTTCAACATTTCCCGGCCTAAAGATATTTCTGTGGATATGATTCAAGACGCTGTTGCGTCTTACTATAACCTCAAGCATGAAGATTTCAAAACAAAGAAAAGAACAAGATCCGTTTCATACCCCCGCCAAATAGCGATGTATCTGACCCGCGAGCTCACCGACCTTTCACTGCCGAAGATAGGGGAGTGTTTCGGCGGGAGGGACCACACCACCGTGCTGCACGCGTGTGAAAAAATAACGGTAGAGCTTCAGGGGGACCTGACGCTTCAGGGTATTATTACCGACATTACCAACAAGATAAAAAAGCTTTGTTAA